The Candidatus Dependentiae bacterium DNA window GCCAAAAATGAGCCGGTTTGGGGTTTAGATATCAATGTACAAAATTTTTTAAATTTCATAAAAAATAGTTCTCGCGGTGTATCCAAAAAATGCGCTACCGATATTGAGGGGTAAAATGGTAAAAATTGGAATAATTGGCCTTGGGCATATGGGAAATTATCATGCATCGGCGTGCACCTTGGCCCAAAATATTAAATTAGTGGCTGTTGCAGATCCAAATGAAGAAAATTTTAAGAAAATAAAAACAGATCATATTATAA harbors:
- a CDS encoding Gfo/Idh/MocA family oxidoreductase, producing the protein MVKIGIIGLGHMGNYHASACTLAQNIKLVAVADPNEENFKKIKTDHII